Proteins encoded together in one Micromonospora kangleipakensis window:
- a CDS encoding DUF3817 domain-containing protein: MGGALTRYRVIAWIVGVALVVLVLVGMPLKYGFDNPSVVAVVGTAHGWLYMLYLAATFDLSRRVDWPPKRMLLVMLAGTVPFVSFYAERRVSHWLTAERPRTPEPVAG, translated from the coding sequence GTGGGCGGAGCCCTTACCCGGTACCGCGTGATCGCCTGGATCGTGGGCGTGGCGCTGGTGGTGCTGGTCCTGGTCGGCATGCCGCTGAAGTACGGCTTCGACAACCCGAGCGTGGTGGCGGTGGTGGGCACCGCGCACGGCTGGCTGTACATGCTCTACCTGGCCGCCACCTTCGACCTGTCCCGCCGGGTCGACTGGCCGCCGAAGCGGATGCTGCTGGTGATGCTCGCCGGCACGGTGCCGTTCGTGTCGTTCTACGCGGAGCGCCGGGTCAGCCACTGGCTGACCGCCGAGCGGCCCCGGACGCCGGAGCCGGTCGCCGGCTGA
- a CDS encoding DUF6232 family protein: MQTDGSATHPPRSPKATGAAATLLYARPGIVVTGERFTVGRNSWPVAELTQLRTGRGPHDRLAVRAVVVTAAMIGGVGVLLGFTGGLQRLTAGAYLTLGTVGLLPLALVLLGDRWRPPAYELWGRYRGTEVLLFSSDDERQFGQVTRALQRAREGARHGGWGEPLAAADPWRPNR, encoded by the coding sequence GTGCAGACCGATGGCTCCGCCACCCACCCGCCCCGCTCGCCGAAGGCGACCGGCGCGGCCGCGACCCTGCTCTACGCGCGACCCGGCATCGTCGTCACCGGTGAGCGCTTCACCGTCGGCCGGAACAGCTGGCCGGTCGCCGAACTGACCCAGCTCCGGACCGGTCGCGGCCCGCACGACCGGCTCGCGGTCCGCGCCGTCGTCGTCACCGCCGCCATGATCGGCGGCGTCGGGGTGCTGCTCGGCTTCACCGGCGGACTGCAGCGGCTCACCGCCGGGGCGTACCTGACGTTGGGGACGGTCGGCCTGCTGCCCCTGGCGCTGGTGCTGCTCGGCGACCGCTGGCGGCCGCCCGCGTACGAGCTGTGGGGCCGGTACCGCGGCACCGAGGTGCTCCTCTTCAGCAGCGACGACGAGCGGCAGTTCGGTCAGGTCACCCGCGCGCTGCAGCGGGCCCGCGAGGGCGCCCGCCACGGCGGGTGGGGGGAGCCGCTCGCCGCCGCCGACCCGTGGCGGCCGAACCGCTGA
- a CDS encoding C40 family peptidase has translation MSSLRILLRSLAVAGLSAALIAPASVARAEPTPAELTKQIEKSSTELERIVESYNKLNEEIKANKATAAALQAKIGPLQAQAERSRADVGQIAVVAYKTGGLRTAQTLLDRGTVSSLPDRLGTLDQLTRQRQATIAGFTANQRKLIDEKTRLDATLAREAAQAKQLTAGKKKIQADLDRLYELRRQAYGRATEAPTRSTSAGSAPAISGSAGVAVRYAYGAIGKPYVWGADGPDGYDCSGLTLASWRAAGKSLPHNAAMQWDATSRISRGSLQPGDLVFYSGLGHVALYVGSGQVIDAPSAGRNVLKRDMDMMTIAGYGRVR, from the coding sequence TTGTCGTCCTTACGGATCCTGCTGCGTTCGCTGGCGGTCGCCGGCCTCTCGGCCGCCCTGATCGCCCCGGCGTCGGTGGCTCGGGCCGAGCCCACCCCCGCCGAGCTGACGAAGCAGATCGAGAAGTCCTCGACTGAGCTGGAGCGAATCGTCGAGTCCTACAACAAGCTCAACGAGGAGATCAAGGCCAACAAGGCCACCGCGGCCGCTCTGCAGGCCAAGATCGGCCCGTTGCAGGCACAGGCCGAGCGGAGCCGCGCCGACGTCGGCCAGATCGCGGTCGTCGCGTACAAGACCGGTGGGTTGCGGACGGCGCAGACCCTGCTGGACCGGGGCACGGTCAGCTCGCTGCCGGACCGGCTGGGCACCCTGGACCAGCTCACCCGGCAGCGTCAGGCGACCATCGCCGGCTTCACCGCCAACCAGCGCAAGCTGATCGACGAGAAGACCCGGCTGGACGCCACCCTGGCCCGGGAGGCCGCCCAGGCGAAGCAGCTCACCGCGGGCAAGAAGAAGATCCAGGCCGACCTGGACCGCCTCTACGAGCTGCGCCGGCAGGCGTACGGGCGGGCCACCGAGGCGCCCACCAGGTCGACCTCCGCCGGGAGCGCGCCGGCGATCTCCGGCTCGGCCGGGGTGGCCGTGCGGTACGCGTACGGGGCGATCGGCAAGCCGTACGTCTGGGGGGCCGACGGCCCCGACGGGTACGACTGCTCCGGCCTGACGCTGGCCTCGTGGCGGGCGGCCGGTAAGTCCTTGCCGCACAACGCGGCGATGCAGTGGGACGCCACCTCGCGTATCAGCCGCGGCTCGCTGCAACCGGGTGACCTGGTCTTCTACTCCGGGCTGGGGCACGTGGCGCTCTACGTCGGCAGCGGTCAGGTGATCGACGCGCCGAGCGCGGGCCGCAACGTCCTCAAGCGGGACATGGACATGATGACCATCGCCGGGTACGGCCGGGTGCGCTGA
- a CDS encoding sigma-70 family RNA polymerase sigma factor → MARNRATGASEGTVGTVDKKIGMRTDEVAEERDLVGVYLHEISRTPLLDAAKEVDLSKAIEAGLYAEHLLGEDRVPDGVDREDLERLVVEGERAKDLFIRANLRLVVSIARRYVRSGMPMLDLIQEGNTGLVRAVEKFDYERGYKFSTYATWWIRQAISRAIAQQERTVRLPVHLVEDVNRMRNVARQLTRELGGDPEPEQIAASLGVTVERVNELVRWSQDTVSLDTPVGDDGDTNLGDLVADSDAPSPEDIVLTGLERQRIEGLLNHLDDRSAGIMRARYGLEDGREHSLTEVASRFSLSRERIRQLEIQALGRLRELARAEGLQAA, encoded by the coding sequence ATGGCAAGGAACCGGGCAACCGGCGCGAGCGAGGGGACCGTGGGCACCGTGGACAAGAAGATCGGCATGCGAACCGACGAGGTTGCCGAGGAGCGCGACCTGGTCGGCGTCTACCTGCACGAGATCTCCCGTACGCCGCTGCTGGACGCCGCCAAGGAGGTCGACCTCTCCAAGGCGATCGAGGCCGGCCTCTACGCCGAGCATCTGCTCGGGGAGGACCGCGTACCGGACGGCGTCGACCGGGAGGACCTGGAGCGGCTGGTCGTCGAGGGCGAGCGGGCGAAGGACCTCTTCATCCGCGCGAACCTGCGACTGGTCGTGTCGATCGCCCGACGCTACGTGCGGTCCGGGATGCCCATGCTGGACCTGATCCAGGAGGGCAACACCGGCCTGGTCCGGGCGGTCGAGAAGTTCGACTACGAGCGGGGCTACAAGTTCTCCACCTACGCCACCTGGTGGATCCGCCAGGCGATCAGCCGGGCGATCGCCCAGCAGGAGCGCACCGTGCGGCTGCCCGTGCACCTGGTGGAGGACGTCAACCGGATGCGCAACGTGGCCCGTCAGCTCACCCGTGAGCTGGGTGGCGACCCGGAGCCGGAGCAGATCGCGGCGTCCCTCGGGGTCACCGTCGAGCGGGTCAACGAGCTGGTCCGCTGGTCGCAGGACACCGTCTCGCTGGACACCCCGGTGGGCGACGACGGCGACACCAACCTCGGCGACCTGGTCGCCGACAGCGACGCCCCGTCGCCGGAGGACATCGTCCTCACCGGCCTGGAGCGGCAGCGGATCGAGGGTCTGCTCAACCACCTCGACGACCGCTCGGCCGGCATCATGCGGGCGCGCTACGGCCTGGAGGACGGCCGGGAGCACTCGCTGACCGAGGTGGCGTCGCGCTTCTCGCTCTCCCGGGAGCGGATCCGCCAGCTGGAGATCCAGGCCCTCGGCCGGCTCCGTGAGCTGGCCCGGGCCGAGGGGCTGCAGGCGGCCTGA
- the murQ gene encoding N-acetylmuramic acid 6-phosphate etherase produces the protein MTAGRVERDELVAVRPVVRVGAPTERRNPHSVDLDLMSTRDVLTVINDADRRVPAAVAAVLDEIAETVDLAVAALRGGHRVHYFGAGTSGRLGVLDAAELAPTFNSPRHWFCSHLAGGPEAMWRAVEDAEDDERAGAAEAAECVRPGDLVVGLAASGRTPYVLGALATSRAQGAATVLLCANPEAEAASSVDVFIGVDTGPEVVTGSTRMKAGTAQKLVLNTFSTAVMVRLGRVYSNLMIDMVATNAKLRGRMISILMEATGCAEEICRQALNEADGDLKTALVSLVSGAEVSAARAALARSADQVRDALDLLAS, from the coding sequence ATGACCGCCGGGCGGGTGGAGCGGGACGAGTTGGTCGCGGTCCGGCCGGTGGTGCGCGTCGGCGCGCCGACCGAGCGGCGCAACCCGCACAGCGTCGACCTGGACCTGATGTCGACCCGGGACGTGCTCACCGTCATCAACGACGCGGACCGGCGGGTCCCGGCCGCGGTGGCCGCCGTCCTCGACGAGATCGCGGAGACCGTCGACCTGGCGGTCGCGGCGCTGCGGGGTGGGCACCGGGTGCACTACTTCGGCGCCGGCACCTCCGGGCGGCTGGGCGTGCTGGACGCGGCCGAGCTGGCCCCCACCTTCAACTCGCCGCGGCACTGGTTCTGCTCCCACCTGGCCGGCGGCCCCGAGGCGATGTGGCGTGCCGTCGAGGACGCCGAGGACGACGAACGGGCCGGCGCGGCCGAGGCCGCCGAGTGCGTACGCCCCGGCGACCTGGTGGTCGGACTGGCCGCCAGCGGGCGCACCCCGTACGTCCTCGGGGCGCTCGCCACGTCCCGGGCCCAGGGGGCCGCGACCGTGCTGCTCTGCGCCAATCCGGAGGCCGAGGCCGCCTCGTCGGTGGACGTCTTCATCGGCGTGGACACCGGACCGGAGGTCGTCACCGGGTCGACCCGGATGAAGGCGGGCACCGCGCAGAAGTTGGTGCTCAACACGTTCTCCACCGCCGTGATGGTGCGACTCGGCCGGGTCTACTCCAACCTGATGATCGACATGGTGGCCACCAACGCCAAGCTGCGCGGCCGGATGATCTCGATCCTGATGGAGGCCACCGGCTGCGCCGAGGAGATCTGCCGGCAGGCGCTGAACGAGGCCGACGGCGACCTGAAGACCGCTCTCGTCTCCCTCGTCTCCGGCGCCGAGGTCTCCGCCGCCCGGGCCGCCCTGGCCCGCTCCGCCGACCAGGTGCGCGACGCGCTGGACCTGCTCGCCTCCTGA